One Tamlana carrageenivorans genomic region harbors:
- a CDS encoding voltage-gated chloride channel family protein, with translation MEKNKIKNFLLSVEQVPSLVYLVKWVLICLVLGVIVGGISAFFLISLSWATDYRESHQWIIWFLPIGGFIIGLSYHLYGSSVVKGNNLLLEEFHTPKKIIPFRMAPLVLFGTVITHLFGGSAGREGTAVQIGGAVADRFTKILKLSKRDRKIILIAGISAGFASVFGTPLAGGIFALEVLVLGRLRLDAIIPSFIAAVFSDYFCEIWGVSHTHYKISEVAEMTPVNLLWCLLAGIIFGLVAMLFSKSTHFWGHLFGKFFKYPPLRPVVGGVILAIIIYLMGTTKYIGLGIPTIVDAFNVDLNSYDFFLKLLFTSFTLGAGFKGGEVTPLFFIGATLGNALIWFIPLPMGLLAGMGFVAVFAGATNTPIACTVMGIELFGIESGVFIALACSTAYLFSGHSGVYSAQIIGSPKNNVFFREKGLHLSEIKNRRSKK, from the coding sequence ATGGAAAAAAATAAAATCAAAAATTTTTTGTTGTCTGTAGAGCAAGTACCTTCTTTGGTGTATCTGGTTAAGTGGGTGTTAATATGTCTAGTTTTAGGTGTTATTGTAGGGGGGATTTCGGCTTTTTTTCTAATAAGCTTAAGTTGGGCTACCGATTATAGAGAATCACATCAATGGATTATTTGGTTTTTACCTATTGGCGGATTTATAATTGGCTTATCGTATCACCTATACGGAAGTAGTGTTGTTAAAGGGAATAATTTATTGCTGGAAGAATTTCATACACCAAAAAAAATAATCCCTTTTCGGATGGCACCTTTAGTCCTTTTTGGCACTGTTATTACTCATTTATTTGGAGGATCAGCCGGTCGAGAGGGAACTGCAGTTCAAATAGGAGGTGCTGTTGCCGATAGATTTACTAAAATTTTGAAGCTTTCTAAACGAGACCGAAAAATTATATTGATTGCAGGTATTAGTGCTGGTTTTGCTTCCGTTTTTGGAACCCCATTAGCAGGAGGGATTTTTGCATTAGAAGTTCTAGTATTGGGCCGTTTACGTTTGGATGCCATAATTCCTAGTTTTATAGCCGCTGTTTTTTCAGATTATTTTTGCGAAATATGGGGTGTTTCTCATACGCATTATAAGATTAGCGAAGTTGCAGAAATGACTCCAGTAAATTTACTATGGTGCTTGCTAGCAGGAATTATTTTTGGATTAGTAGCGATGCTGTTTTCAAAATCTACACATTTTTGGGGGCATCTTTTTGGTAAGTTTTTTAAATATCCGCCATTGCGTCCTGTGGTTGGAGGGGTTATTTTGGCGATTATAATATACCTAATGGGCACCACCAAATACATTGGGTTAGGGATTCCTACCATAGTTGATGCTTTTAACGTGGATTTAAATTCTTATGATTTTTTCTTAAAATTGCTTTTTACATCCTTCACCCTTGGCGCCGGATTTAAAGGTGGTGAGGTGACGCCTTTGTTTTTTATTGGAGCAACTTTAGGGAATGCTTTAATCTGGTTTATACCCTTACCTATGGGGCTACTTGCAGGTATGGGGTTTGTGGCTGTTTTTGCAGGAGCTACTAACACCCCCATAGCATGTACGGTTATGGGTATTGAACTTTTTGGTATTGAATCTGGCGTATTTATTGCCTTAGCTTGCTCTACAGCTTATTTGTTTTCGGGACACTCGGGTGTGTATTCTGCTCAAATTATCGGAAGTCCGAAAAACAATGTGTTTTTTAGAGAAAAAGGCTTGCATTTATCTGAAATTAAAAATAGAAGAAGCAAAAAATGA